The following are encoded together in the Streptomyces flavofungini genome:
- a CDS encoding CTP synthase C-terminal region-related (seleno)protein, with translation MTATPAPVARIALIADRSLSVIAHTRVPLLLSALAARDGLLLDAYWIPTTDAEEPDAVRGFDAVWVLPGSPYRSEAGALAAIRAAREGGVPFLGTCGGFQHALLEFARNACGLSDVAHAENEPDADDLMLTPLACSLVGHEGVVRLAPGSLAESLLGSDRSLERFHCVYGPDGSAHLPTLEAHGLRFSGRDEQGQARVAELPGHPFFLASLFQPEQYGDGSRAHPFVRGLARAAVAHAAGARGLEGRVPEGRVPEGQEPAAQGARTA, from the coding sequence ATGACCGCAACACCGGCCCCCGTGGCTCGAATCGCCCTGATCGCCGACCGCTCGCTGTCCGTCATCGCCCACACCCGCGTCCCGCTCCTGCTGTCCGCGCTCGCCGCCCGCGACGGGCTGCTCCTCGACGCCTACTGGATCCCGACGACGGACGCCGAGGAACCGGACGCGGTGCGCGGCTTCGACGCGGTGTGGGTCCTTCCGGGCAGTCCGTACCGCAGTGAGGCGGGCGCGCTGGCCGCGATCCGCGCGGCCCGCGAGGGTGGTGTGCCGTTCCTCGGCACGTGCGGCGGCTTCCAGCACGCGCTCCTGGAGTTCGCGCGGAACGCGTGCGGCCTGAGCGACGTGGCGCACGCCGAGAACGAGCCGGACGCCGACGACCTGATGCTCACGCCGCTGGCCTGCTCGCTCGTCGGCCACGAGGGCGTGGTGCGGCTCGCGCCCGGCTCGCTCGCCGAGTCGCTGCTCGGCTCCGACCGCTCCCTGGAGCGCTTCCACTGCGTGTACGGCCCCGACGGCAGCGCCCACCTGCCCACCCTGGAGGCCCACGGCCTGCGCTTCAGCGGCAGGGACGAGCAGGGCCAGGCGCGGGTCGCCGAACTTCCCGGCCATCCATTCTTCCTGGCCTCGCTGTTCCAGCCGGAGCAGTACGGCGACGGCTCGCGTGCGCATCCGTTCGTGCGGGGGCTCGCCAGGGCGGCCGTGGCGCACGCGGCGGGGGCGCGGGGGCTGGAGGGGCGGGTGCCGGAGGGCCGGGTGCCGGAGGGGCAGGAGCCGGCAGCGCAGGGGGCGCGGACCGCCTGA
- a CDS encoding CHAT domain-containing protein, protein MEPRTEPTLADAERDGAERDRSQEACAEEAHAEEVRVEEPHAEARPHVRLGRVRLAAGDLDGARTEFQLAHEAAPDDATPLFWLGCALAHEGRIDSAEAHFTRSLACAAPHPRALVQRAYTRLAAGNGEGALADLRAAERSGVLDDEGRWAAAVLSGVRGAVGSGRRNASGPGTHSTPGSEAPSPSGPGAAPSAPESAPTASRVAALLRRAGLAALDGADPDWPRAAALFGAAWDIEPYTGRFAVLYGVALAVGGRRDAAVDVLATAARRDPCDHRVTHALAIALLNSPTQEPSADVPHTTDSPTTPAAPAPPTPTPPCERAIAAWGALLYDSSFWDRVRLAAGRRYGAEVGADLVPGLRSGLRDRVARRLPDEGVSGSRVAPDVLLQREADAARILDEAGGFPGPWDTPLRCGPLAIAALGRVREFGVFTATGSGAAPETGVAHPALVHPFSELGFAQIQLTAGLPGDALAALTELRCRDCRARARAAGPAAAPVCEADCARFDGLNPGYAGLPDRHRRLAKDARELALHARVTLGRDHLTADRPDFGAAAACWRRALVHSRRLERYRHTQAAVVGLALAAAKDAYRAGHLTRAASTLETARSVIGANERPHLDGQLARVLADRGIREANREDADLEASATDLRRSVAIGPRLRRAQLSLGIVLRGLALRRWGSGSLSGARTALEEAVGQLTAALTHFPDDPEITEERDRARSELDFVREQFDESWR, encoded by the coding sequence GTGGAGCCACGGACGGAGCCGACGCTCGCCGACGCGGAACGGGACGGCGCGGAACGGGATCGCTCGCAGGAGGCCTGCGCGGAGGAGGCCCACGCGGAGGAAGTCCGCGTGGAGGAGCCCCACGCGGAGGCGCGGCCCCATGTCCGGCTGGGACGCGTACGCCTGGCCGCCGGGGATCTCGACGGCGCCCGCACCGAGTTCCAGCTCGCCCACGAGGCCGCGCCCGACGACGCCACTCCCCTGTTCTGGCTCGGCTGCGCCCTGGCCCACGAAGGGCGAATCGACTCCGCCGAGGCCCACTTCACCCGTTCCCTCGCGTGCGCCGCGCCGCACCCGCGCGCCCTCGTCCAGCGCGCCTACACACGCCTCGCGGCGGGGAACGGGGAGGGGGCGCTGGCCGATCTCCGCGCGGCGGAGCGGAGCGGAGTGCTGGACGACGAGGGCAGGTGGGCGGCGGCGGTGCTGTCGGGGGTGCGGGGCGCCGTCGGCTCGGGGCGACGGAACGCGTCCGGCCCGGGGACACACAGCACCCCCGGATCAGAGGCACCCAGCCCCTCCGGCCCAGGGGCGGCACCGAGCGCCCCCGAATCCGCGCCCACCGCGTCCCGCGTCGCCGCGCTGCTCCGCAGAGCCGGGCTCGCCGCGCTCGACGGCGCCGACCCGGACTGGCCGCGCGCCGCCGCCCTGTTCGGCGCGGCGTGGGACATCGAGCCGTACACCGGGCGCTTCGCGGTGCTGTACGGCGTCGCCCTTGCCGTGGGCGGGCGACGGGACGCCGCCGTCGACGTCCTCGCCACCGCCGCCCGGCGCGACCCCTGCGACCACCGCGTCACCCACGCCCTGGCGATCGCCCTCCTCAACTCCCCGACACAGGAACCCTCCGCCGACGTCCCGCACACGACGGACTCCCCCACGACGCCCGCAGCCCCGGCACCCCCGACACCCACCCCGCCCTGCGAGCGCGCCATCGCCGCCTGGGGTGCGCTCCTCTACGACAGCTCCTTCTGGGACCGCGTGCGGCTCGCGGCCGGGCGGCGGTACGGCGCGGAGGTGGGCGCCGACCTCGTGCCCGGCCTGCGGAGCGGGCTGCGTGACCGTGTGGCGCGGCGCCTGCCCGACGAGGGCGTCAGCGGCAGCCGCGTAGCCCCGGACGTGCTCCTCCAGCGCGAGGCCGACGCCGCGCGGATCCTCGACGAGGCCGGCGGGTTCCCCGGGCCCTGGGACACCCCCCTGCGCTGCGGGCCGCTGGCGATCGCCGCGCTCGGCCGGGTCCGGGAGTTCGGCGTCTTCACCGCCACGGGCAGCGGCGCCGCCCCCGAGACGGGCGTCGCGCACCCCGCCCTCGTCCACCCCTTCTCCGAACTCGGCTTCGCCCAGATCCAGTTGACCGCCGGGCTGCCCGGCGACGCCCTCGCCGCCCTCACCGAGCTGCGCTGCCGCGACTGCCGCGCGCGGGCGCGTGCGGCGGGCCCGGCCGCGGCGCCCGTCTGCGAAGCGGACTGCGCCCGCTTCGACGGGCTCAACCCCGGGTACGCCGGGCTCCCCGACCGCCACCGGCGGCTCGCCAAGGACGCCCGGGAGCTGGCCCTGCACGCCCGCGTCACCCTCGGCAGGGACCACCTCACCGCCGACCGCCCCGACTTCGGCGCCGCCGCCGCGTGCTGGCGCCGCGCCCTCGTCCACAGCAGACGGCTGGAGCGCTACCGGCACACGCAGGCAGCCGTCGTCGGCCTCGCGCTCGCCGCTGCCAAGGACGCCTACCGCGCCGGGCACCTGACCCGCGCCGCGAGCACCCTGGAGACCGCGCGCTCCGTCATCGGCGCCAACGAACGACCCCATCTGGACGGCCAGTTGGCCCGCGTACTCGCCGACCGCGGCATCCGCGAGGCCAACCGCGAGGACGCCGACCTGGAGGCGTCCGCGACGGACCTGCGGCGCTCCGTGGCGATCGGCCCGCGGCTGCGGCGCGCGCAGCTCAGCCTCGGTATCGTGCTGCGCGGCCTGGCGCTGCGCCGCTGGGGCTCGGGCAGCCTGTCCGGCGCGCGCACCGCCCTGGAGGAGGCCGTCGGGCAACTGACCGCCGCGCTCACGCACTTCCCCGACGACCCGGAGATCACCGAGGAGCGGGACCGGGCCCGGAGCGAACTCGACTTCGTACGCGAACAGTTCGACGAGAGCTGGAGGTGA
- a CDS encoding PDZ domain-containing protein, which produces MSLLFGLFCAAVLLLSGIGLGTVGATVIGMSKLAEMQSQAGEQGAAMGAAPGAASGAGAGAGAGAGEGRAASPKGPPAASPKAPPKAPPAASPKETSSGKGAPVAGPQSPRPALGVEAVDAPGGGGALLVAVRRPGPGHAAGLVRGDVLLAFGGSRVASAGDLAKAVAGARPGRNVTLTVRHASGARQVLSVRPGLIT; this is translated from the coding sequence TTGTCACTCCTGTTCGGCCTGTTCTGCGCCGCGGTCCTGCTGCTCTCGGGCATCGGCCTCGGCACCGTGGGCGCCACGGTCATCGGCATGAGCAAGCTCGCGGAGATGCAGAGCCAGGCGGGCGAGCAGGGCGCGGCGATGGGAGCGGCCCCGGGGGCGGCCTCGGGAGCGGGGGCCGGTGCGGGGGCAGGGGCGGGTGAGGGTCGCGCCGCGTCCCCGAAGGGCCCCCCGGCCGCGTCCCCGAAAGCTCCCCCGAAGGCGCCCCCGGCCGCGTCCCCGAAGGAGACCTCTTCCGGCAAGGGTGCCCCGGTCGCCGGGCCACAGTCCCCGCGCCCCGCCCTCGGCGTCGAGGCCGTCGACGCCCCCGGTGGCGGCGGCGCGCTGCTCGTCGCGGTGCGCCGGCCGGGCCCCGGGCACGCCGCCGGTCTCGTACGCGGTGACGTCCTGCTCGCGTTCGGCGGCAGCCGGGTCGCCTCGGCCGGTGACCTGGCGAAGGCCGTCGCGGGCGCGAGGCCGGGCAGGAACGTCACGCTGACGGTCCGTCACGCGAGCGGCGCGCGGCAGGTGTTGTCGGTGCGGCCGGGCTTGATCACGTGA
- a CDS encoding metallophosphoesterase, with protein MLVLAQISDLHLDGTARATERAERVLDHLRALPGPLDALLVTGDIADHGEESEYKEAARLLFADAPWPVLTCPGNHDARGPYRTALLGESSPSDAPVNRAHRVGGTEILMVDSSLPGSDEGQLDEETYAWIEERLAGLDDGTPVLLSFHHHPVRMHHPRLDTWRLRAPEPLAALVERHPEIVGLIIGHAHTPAATTFAGRPLIVGPGVVSTLRLPWEGEGLVDLDAPVGLAFHVLDDERRLTTHFRVVT; from the coding sequence ATGCTGGTACTCGCGCAGATCAGTGACCTTCACCTGGACGGGACCGCGCGCGCGACGGAGCGGGCCGAGCGCGTGCTCGACCATCTGCGGGCGCTGCCGGGGCCGTTGGACGCCCTCCTGGTGACCGGCGACATCGCCGACCACGGCGAGGAGTCCGAGTACAAGGAGGCCGCGCGCCTGCTGTTCGCCGACGCGCCCTGGCCGGTCCTGACCTGCCCCGGCAACCACGACGCGCGCGGGCCCTACCGCACGGCGCTGCTCGGCGAGAGCTCGCCCTCGGACGCGCCCGTGAACCGCGCCCACCGCGTGGGCGGCACCGAGATCCTGATGGTCGACTCCAGCCTGCCCGGCAGCGACGAGGGGCAGTTGGACGAGGAGACGTACGCGTGGATCGAGGAGCGGCTCGCCGGGCTCGACGACGGCACGCCGGTCCTGCTGTCCTTCCACCACCACCCGGTCCGGATGCACCACCCACGCCTGGACACCTGGCGGCTGCGCGCGCCGGAGCCCCTCGCGGCCCTGGTGGAGCGGCACCCCGAGATCGTCGGCCTGATCATCGGGCACGCGCACACCCCGGCGGCGACCACCTTCGCGGGGCGACCGCTGATCGTCGGCCCCGGCGTGGTCTCGACGCTGCGACTGCCGTGGGAGGGCGAGGGCTTGGTCGACCTGGACGCCCCGGTCGGGCTCGCCTTCCACGTCCTGGACGACGAGCGGCGGCTGACGACGCACTTCAGGGTCGTCACGTGA
- the phsA gene encoding O-aminophenol oxidase PhsA yields MAPLTVPPVLRPAGGDVLEETEIAVRPGWVRLHPQLPPTLMWGYEGCVPGPTIEVRRGERVRIAWTNRVPKDSEFPVTAVEAPRTSPPPSTRPGRDGVEPNKDVAALPAWTVTHVHGAQTGGGNDGWADNAVGYGDAQLSEYPNDHQAVQWWYHDHAMNITRWNVYAGLYGTYLVRDDEEDALQLPSGKREIPLLIADRNLDTDEDGRLTGRLLHKTTIVDPKNAETGKPVSLPFTGPYTTVNGRIWPYADVAPGWYRLRLVNASNARTYDLVLVDEDNAPVPGVLHQIGSDGGLLPRPVPVDFDAALPALTVAPAERFDLLVDFRTLAGKRLRLVNKGPNAAPGVPDPAGDVAYPHVMEFRVGRGGGAPETFRLPEVLSGSFRAIGHGVPHGHRLVVLTPPATKGGGGHPEMWEMVEVKDPGSIQVPTDGIIQLRGPDGVLKTYRRIARTFNDGLGYTIGEGAYEQWSFLNLAVNPNVTHPMHIHLADFQLLGRDAYDASGFDVTIGGTRAPITHDPGTPVPLAPNERGWKDVFRVPGGQLLRVIGKFDGAYGRFMYHCHLLEHEDMGMMRPFVVMPKEALKFDHGGGHGGHDGGHGGGH; encoded by the coding sequence ATGGCGCCGTTGACGGTCCCGCCCGTCCTGCGCCCGGCGGGCGGCGACGTCCTGGAGGAGACGGAGATCGCCGTCCGCCCCGGCTGGGTGCGGCTGCACCCGCAACTGCCGCCCACGCTCATGTGGGGGTACGAAGGGTGCGTGCCGGGCCCCACCATCGAGGTGCGCCGCGGCGAGCGCGTGCGGATCGCCTGGACGAACCGCGTGCCCAAGGACAGCGAGTTCCCCGTGACGGCCGTCGAGGCCCCGCGTACGTCCCCGCCGCCGAGCACCCGCCCGGGCCGTGACGGCGTCGAGCCGAACAAGGACGTGGCGGCACTGCCCGCCTGGACGGTCACGCACGTGCACGGCGCGCAGACGGGCGGCGGGAACGACGGCTGGGCGGACAACGCCGTGGGGTACGGCGACGCCCAGCTGTCCGAGTACCCGAACGACCACCAGGCGGTCCAGTGGTGGTATCACGACCACGCCATGAACATCACCCGGTGGAACGTGTACGCGGGGCTCTACGGCACGTACCTCGTCCGGGACGACGAGGAGGACGCCCTCCAACTCCCCTCCGGCAAGCGGGAGATCCCCCTGCTCATCGCCGACAGGAACTTGGACACCGACGAGGACGGCCGCCTCACCGGACGCCTCCTGCACAAGACCACGATCGTCGACCCGAAGAACGCGGAGACGGGCAAGCCGGTCTCGCTGCCCTTCACCGGCCCGTACACCACGGTCAACGGCCGCATCTGGCCGTACGCGGACGTGGCCCCCGGCTGGTACCGCCTCCGCCTGGTCAACGCCTCGAACGCCCGGACGTACGACCTGGTCCTCGTCGACGAGGACAACGCGCCGGTGCCGGGCGTGCTGCACCAGATCGGCAGCGACGGCGGCCTGCTGCCCCGGCCCGTGCCCGTCGACTTCGACGCGGCCCTGCCCGCGCTCACGGTCGCGCCCGCCGAGCGCTTCGACCTGCTCGTCGACTTCCGGACGCTCGCGGGCAAGCGGCTCCGCCTGGTCAACAAGGGCCCGAACGCCGCGCCCGGCGTGCCCGACCCCGCGGGTGACGTGGCGTATCCGCACGTCATGGAGTTCCGCGTCGGCAGGGGCGGCGGCGCCCCCGAGACCTTCCGGCTGCCCGAGGTCCTGTCAGGATCGTTCCGGGCCATCGGCCACGGCGTGCCGCACGGCCACCGCCTCGTCGTGCTCACCCCGCCCGCCACCAAGGGCGGCGGCGGCCATCCGGAGATGTGGGAGATGGTGGAGGTGAAGGACCCGGGATCCATCCAGGTCCCCACCGACGGCATCATCCAACTGCGCGGCCCCGACGGCGTGCTGAAGACGTACCGGCGCATCGCCCGGACGTTCAACGACGGCCTCGGCTACACGATCGGCGAGGGCGCGTACGAACAGTGGAGCTTCCTCAACCTCGCGGTGAATCCGAACGTGACCCACCCGATGCACATCCACCTGGCCGACTTCCAACTCCTCGGCCGCGACGCGTACGACGCCTCGGGCTTCGACGTCACGATCGGCGGCACCCGCGCCCCGATCACCCACGACCCGGGCACGCCGGTCCCCCTGGCCCCCAACGAGCGCGGCTGGAAAGACGTGTTCCGGGTGCCCGGCGGCCAGCTCCTGCGTGTCATCGGCAAGTTCGACGGGGCGTACGGCCGGTTCATGTACCACTGCCACCTCCTCGAACACGAGGACATGGGGATGATGCGGCCGTTCGTCGTGATGCCGAAGGAGGCGCTGAAGTTCGACCACGGCGGCGGGCACGGCGGCCATGACGGCGGTCACGGGGGCGGCCACTGA
- a CDS encoding LysR family transcriptional regulator — protein MDPHLLRTYAVVARLASFSAAARELGYTQSAVSQHIAALEQDLGTPLLTRRPVAPTRAGERLLEHTGPLLLRLDAARADVTALAGAVDEDLTLVAAPTALTPRTLRALPSTGVTLRVLPRADVPEAVATGTAPLGLVDGLAAPSDPLRLPDVAPLGVRGVGEEPVRVLLPAGHPLARRTGLRLGDLADARWLDAPGAGLPLDQLRAAHGGGGFRPALRYEGTDVRTLTALVAAGHGLALLPESAATAPGTVGVPLTEPRVVHRTELVHAGTPHGPATMFAARLDVTRS, from the coding sequence ATGGACCCGCACCTCCTGCGCACGTACGCCGTCGTCGCCCGCCTGGCCTCGTTCTCCGCCGCCGCCCGCGAACTGGGCTACACCCAGTCCGCCGTCTCCCAGCACATCGCCGCCCTGGAACAGGACCTCGGCACCCCGCTCCTGACCCGCCGCCCCGTCGCGCCCACCCGCGCGGGCGAGCGGCTGCTCGAGCACACGGGTCCGCTTCTGCTGCGGCTCGACGCGGCCCGCGCCGACGTCACGGCCCTCGCGGGCGCGGTCGACGAGGACCTGACGCTCGTGGCCGCGCCGACGGCCCTGACACCCCGCACGCTCCGGGCGCTCCCGTCGACCGGCGTCACCCTGCGCGTCCTGCCGCGCGCGGACGTCCCCGAGGCCGTCGCGACGGGCACCGCCCCCCTCGGGCTCGTCGACGGCCTGGCCGCGCCCAGCGACCCGCTGCGGCTGCCCGACGTGGCCCCGCTCGGCGTCCGCGGCGTCGGCGAGGAACCCGTCCGCGTGCTCCTTCCTGCCGGCCACCCGCTGGCCCGCCGCACCGGCCTGCGCCTGGGCGACCTCGCCGACGCCCGCTGGCTGGACGCTCCGGGTGCGGGCCTGCCCCTGGACCAGCTGCGGGCGGCCCACGGGGGCGGCGGCTTCCGCCCGGCCCTGCGCTACGAAGGCACCGACGTGCGCACCCTCACCGCCCTCGTCGCCGCGGGCCACGGCCTCGCCCTGCTCCCGGAGTCGGCCGCCACCGCGCCCGGCACCGTCGGCGTACCGCTCACCGAGCCGCGCGTCGTCCACCGCACCGAACTGGTGCACGCCGGGACCCCGCACGGTCCCGCCACGATGTTCGCCGCACGCCTGGACGTCACCCGTTCGTGA